In a single window of the Salvelinus namaycush isolate Seneca chromosome 18, SaNama_1.0, whole genome shotgun sequence genome:
- the LOC120062945 gene encoding skin secretory protein xP2-like has protein sequence MSSWAGPGSSPLSQAGRPRFQPPDRQAQAPAPRQAQAPAPRQAQAPAPRQAQAPAPRQAQAPAPRQAQAPAPRQAQAPAPSPTQAQAPAPSPTQAQAPTPSPTQAQAPTPSPTQAQAPAPSPTQAQAPAPSPTQAQAPAPSPRQAQAPAPSPRQAQAPAPSPRQAQAPAPSPRQAQAPAPSPRQAQAPAPSPRQAQAPAPSPRQAQAPAPSPRQAQAPAPSPRQAQAPAPSPRQAQAPAPSPRQAQAPAPRQAQAPAPRQAQAPAPRQAQAPAPSLRQAQAPASSLRQAQAPASSPETEVLSQAGRPNIGEV, from the exons ATGAGCTCATGG GCAGGCCCAGGCTCCAGCCCCCTCTCCCAGGCAGGCAGGCCCAGGTTCCAGCCCCCAGACAGGCAGGCCCAGGCTCCAGCCCCCAGACAGGCCCAGGCTCCAGCCCCCAGACAGGCCCAGGCTCCAGCCCCCAGACAGGCCCAGGCTCCAGCCCCCAGACAGGCCCAGGCTCCAGCCCCCAGACAGGCCCAGGCTCCAGCCCCCAGACAGGCCCAGGCTCCAGCCCCCTCTCCCACGCAGGCCCAGGCTCCAGCCCCCTCTCCCACGCAGGCCCAGGCTCCAACCCCCTCTCCCACGCAGGCCCAGGCTCCAACCCCCTCTCCCACGCAGGCCCAGGCTCCAGCCCCCTCTCCCACGCAGGCCCAGGCTCCAGCCCCCTCTCCCACGCAGGCCCAGGCTCCAGCCCCCTCTCCCAGGCAGGCCCAGGCTCCAGCCCCCTCTCCCAGGCAGGCCCAGGCTCCAGCCCCCTCTCCCAGGCAGGCCCAGGCTCCAGCCCCCTCTCCCAGGCAGGCCCAGGCTCCAGCCCCCTCTCCCAGGCAGGCCCAGGCTCCAGCCCCCTCTCCCAGGCAGGCCCAGGCTCCAGCCCCCTCTCCCAGGCAGGCCCAGGCTCCAGCCCCCTCTCCCAGGCAGGCCCAGGCTCCAGCCCCCTCTCCCAGGCAGGCCCAGGCTCCAGCCCCCTCTCCCAGGCAGGCCCAGGCTCCAGCCCCCTCTCCCAGGCAGGCCCAGGCTCCAGCCCCCAGGCAGGCCCAGGCTCCAGCCCCCAGGCAGGCCCAGGCTCCAGCCCCCAGGCAGGCCCAGGCTCCAGCCCCCTCTCTCAGGCAGGCCCAGGCTCCAGCgtcctctctcaggcaggcccAGGCTCCAGCGTCCTCTCCTGAAACAGAAGTGCTCTCCCAGGCAGGCAGGCCCAACATAGGGGAGGTTTAA